The following proteins come from a genomic window of Salvia hispanica cultivar TCC Black 2014 chromosome 4, UniMelb_Shisp_WGS_1.0, whole genome shotgun sequence:
- the LOC125218099 gene encoding peptidyl-prolyl cis-trans isomerase FKBP43-like, with the protein MAFWGVEVKPGKPVIHSCEKAIGRLRISQATLGISDATKKSIVQCNVGKKSPVLLCALLPNQAESCHLDLEFEEADDVVFSVIGPRSVYLTGYYIRQNQQSGHQSDSESYGVDIQNSQTEESSYQTDDDEYEDSFIDDDEEPQSFSPSPVSRSKEDETASESDKPNNAKGRRSRLIKKRQVVESEDDSEDDDGFLLSIFKSKKSEKTTSTGVEGNIVKQNVPADNGKDQMHSLDRAKPRKKRKERAEQEKASKDESNEGYNHKEDKMDGVKASKNLDIEDHQLAPELASDKCRKSKRRRKLLQSEVACKEEVDVKSENVAEDDYLEQNLLHTDSKKDVSAANVVIKKQIDNDISIKAGLLDTASQPEKKIKKATKKKKDQGNGESDMGLPDTANHQEMKPVKSENYTSNAEPTQNRTLSNGLIIEEVANGPPDGKVASRGKKVKIFYTAILKENGHIFDSNVGKSPCKFRLGNEGIIDGWNLGIEGMHVGDVRRLIVPPSMGFGKHGAGENVPPDSWLVYDVELAGVSR; encoded by the exons ATGGCTTTCTGGG GTGTTGAGGTGAAGCCCGGAAAGCCTGTTATTCATTCTTGTGAGAAGGCCATAGGAAGGCTGCGGATTTCCCAG GCAACTCTGGGGATCAGTGATGCTACCAAGAAAAGTATAGTACAATGTAATGTGGGTAAGAAGAGTCCAGTTTTGCTCTGTGCTTTGCTGCCCAACCAGGCAGAGTCATGCCATTTAGATTTGGAGTTTGAGGAGGCAGATGATGTTGTGTTTTCTGTTATTGGCCCTCGGAGTGTCTACCTCACTGGTTATTACATTCGTCAAAATCAGCAGTCGGGTCATCAAAGTGATTC AGAATCATATGGGGTGGATATTCAAAATAGTCAGACAGAGGAATCTAGTTATCAAACAGATGATGACGAGTATGAAGACAGTTtcattgatgatgatgaagaaccACAAAGTTTTTCACCATCCCCTGTTTCAAGAAGCAAAG aGGATGAGACTGCATCAGAAAGTGACAAACCAAACAATGCAAAAGGTCGACGCAGTCGACTTATTAAGAAACGCCAAGTAGTGGAGTCTGAAGATGACAGTGAAGATGATGATGGCTTCCTtctatctatttttaaaagtaaaaaatctGAGAAGACAACTTCCACTGGTGTAGAAGGCAATATTGTCAAGCAGAATGTACCTGCAGACAATGGGAAGGACCAGATGCATTCCCTTGACCG AGCAAAaccaagaaagaaaagaaaagaacggGCTGAACAAGAGAAGGCCAGTAAAGATGAAAGTAATGAGGGTTATAATCacaaagaagataaaatggaTGGAGTTAAAGCCTCTAAAAATCT GGATATTGAAGATCACCAATTGGCTCCCGAACTGGCCTCGGACAAATGTAGGAAATCAAAGAGAAGAAGGAAACTACTTCAGTCTGAAGTGGCATGTAAAGAAGAGGTTGATGTGAAATCAGAAAATGTTGCTGAAGATGATTACCTCGAGCAGAATTTATTACATACTGACAGCAAGAAGGATGTGTCAGCCGCAAATGTAGTTATAAAAAAGCAGATTGACAA TGACATCAGCATAAAAGCTGGTTTACTGGATACTGCTAGTCAACCGgagaagaaaattaagaaggcgacgaagaagaagaaagatcaAGGCAATGGAGAGTCTGATATGGGATTGCCTGATACAGCGAACCATCAAGAAATGAAGCCTGTGAAATCCGAGAACTATACTTCAAATGCAGAACCAACACAGAACAGGACCCTATCAAATGGACTCATTATTGAAGAGGTGGCAAATGGACCTCCTGATGGAAAAGTAGCTTCTCGTGGGAAAAAG GTCAAGATTTTTTACACTGCCATTTTGAAGGAGAACGGTCATATATTTGACTCGAATGTGGGCAAGAGCCCCTGCAAGTTTCGTTTAG GCAATGAAGGAATTATTGATGGATGGAATCTTGGCATCGAAG GTATGCATGTTGGTGATGTGAGGAGGCTCATCGTCCCACCATCTATGGG TTTTGGGAAGCATGGAGCAGGTGAAAATGTTCCACCGGACTCATGGCTTGTATATGATGTTGAATTGGCGGGTGTCTCCAGATGA